In the genome of Solibacillus silvestris, one region contains:
- a CDS encoding 2-alkenal reductase, translating to MGYYPEDDKKETQNDRITELEARLKREEEEKKQRQNRKEKKGGSKGGYFLSGLSGVVVGALLLWLLLPSLANQLPGGNEVNSITKDSPNSTISQTATEVTTNVTDAVEKVSSAVVGITNIQNVAPNFWNQSTGEAQAVGSGSGVVYKKEGNFAFIVTNHHVVDGAEQIEVTLDDGEKVKAELIGSDIWTDLAILSIPSEGIDTVANFGDSDVLKQGETVIAIGNPLGLDFYGSVTTGVISGKDRSVPVDLNEDGAEDWSTEVLQTDAAINSGNSGGALVNIAGELIGINSMKIAQSSVEGLGFAIPINSAIPIIEQLEKHGEVQRPTMGISLVDLTEVPAYYQQQTLKLPEEVTNGVVISQVVRGSAADKAGLQQYDVIVEMDGEKIENAIELRKHLYNEKSIGDTLKIKVYRNGKIVEANLELVENAQL from the coding sequence ATGGGTTACTATCCTGAAGACGATAAGAAAGAAACTCAAAATGACCGAATTACAGAGCTTGAGGCTCGTTTAAAAAGAGAGGAAGAAGAAAAAAAACAGCGGCAGAATAGAAAAGAAAAAAAAGGCGGCAGTAAAGGCGGGTACTTTTTATCTGGCTTGAGTGGTGTTGTCGTTGGTGCTTTATTATTATGGCTCCTGCTTCCCTCGTTGGCAAATCAGTTGCCAGGGGGCAATGAAGTAAATTCAATTACAAAGGACTCCCCAAACTCAACAATTAGTCAAACTGCCACAGAGGTAACTACAAATGTAACAGATGCGGTGGAAAAAGTATCAAGTGCCGTTGTTGGAATTACAAATATTCAAAATGTAGCACCGAACTTCTGGAACCAAAGTACGGGAGAAGCTCAAGCGGTAGGTAGCGGTTCAGGCGTTGTTTATAAAAAAGAAGGGAACTTTGCCTTTATCGTAACGAACCACCATGTTGTAGATGGGGCAGAACAAATTGAAGTAACTTTAGATGATGGCGAAAAAGTAAAAGCAGAGCTTATCGGTTCTGATATCTGGACAGACTTAGCAATACTTTCAATACCAAGTGAAGGAATTGATACAGTAGCTAACTTTGGAGATTCGGATGTATTAAAACAAGGTGAAACGGTAATCGCCATTGGAAATCCATTAGGCTTAGATTTTTATGGTTCTGTAACAACAGGTGTAATTTCGGGGAAAGACCGCTCGGTGCCAGTCGACTTAAATGAGGATGGTGCAGAAGACTGGTCTACAGAAGTATTACAGACTGATGCAGCAATCAACTCAGGGAACTCAGGTGGCGCTTTAGTGAATATTGCAGGTGAATTAATCGGTATAAATTCGATGAAAATTGCCCAGTCTTCAGTTGAGGGCTTAGGATTTGCAATTCCCATCAATTCAGCAATTCCGATTATTGAACAACTCGAAAAGCACGGGGAAGTACAACGTCCAACAATGGGAATTTCCTTAGTCGATTTAACGGAAGTACCGGCTTATTATCAACAGCAAACATTAAAATTACCTGAAGAAGTAACGAATGGTGTTGTCATTTCCCAAGTTGTAAGAGGTTCAGCTGCGGATAAGGCAGGATTACAGCAGTATGATGTCATTGTAGAAATGGATGGCGAAAAAATTGAAAATGCAATTGAGCTTCGCAAACATCTATATAATGAAAAATCCATTGGCGATACACTAAAAATTAAAGTATATCGTAACGGTAAAATAGTAGAAGCTAATTTAGAGTTAGTGGAAAATGCACAATTGTAA